TGGCGAATGATGTTTTGGTTAGAAGCTACGAGAGGAGTTTTAATGGATTTGCAGCCAAGCTTACTGATGAAGAACAAAACAGGATTTCTCGTAAGTCCTTATGTACAGTGGCGGCGCGGCTTGAGAGCTAGCTAGAGCTTCAGCCCCTgcttgatttgaaaaaaaaaaaaagattaaattcattttattttttaagggaTTTATAATACATCTCctgtcaaattttaaaaataattaaataccAACGTTTTTAGACAgcattttaaaatctaaagaagaaaaaaaaaggtcacagaaatcaaatctcttaCTTCTCACTGATCcttttgccaaaaaaaaaaaaaatgttggctACCATCAACACGTCGTATatgaattttgtgaaaaattatctttgaAATCGAATGAAGGATTAATGGTTGAATTATAACCTTATTGTATACAGagaaaaagatatattttgtaatcttaataataagattattcttcaacattttcaacatacgaAACTACGTCAAGAACAATTATAAgtacattaaattaaatattttaataaattttattttgagatatgTTATTAGttgatcattttcttaaattaaattaatgtttgaaCTTAGCGCCTGCTAAAAATGATTCCCGGCACCGCCACTGCTTATGAAACCATCTTTTTGATATGATTGGTGACATCAAAGCAACTGTCAAGTTTGATTTGGCTCAGGGATCTTAACATATTTTAacaccaaattttttttatttgcaggCATGGATGGGATTGTGTCAGTGTTTCCAAGTAAAACTCTTCAGCTTCAGACCACCAGGTCATGGGATTTCATGGGTTTCCCGGAGACTGTTAAACGAGAACCAACTGTTGAGAGTGATATGATAATTGGGGTTCTCGACAATGGAATCTGGCCAGAATCAGATATGTTTGACGATAAGAGCTTTGGTCCTCCTCCCAAGAAATGGAAAGGCGGTGCCTGCAAAGGCGGACAAAATTTCACTTGCAACAAGTAAGTTTCATCTCTCACTCCGTTGTGGCTCTTTCAGTGTATTACATACTTTTCAGGCTGATTAAAATTGATGCCCTTGCATCCAATACTACTTGAATTCACTCAAAAACATATGATATACATTGTGCAGCAAGATTATTGGAGCGCGATATTATTCAGGTATCAATACTACAAGGGAATATCAACTTGGTCATGGGACTCACATGGCTTCTATAGCAGCAGGGAATTTAGTTGTTGGTGCAAGCTTTGATGGACTAGCGAAAGGAAATGTGAGAGGAGCGGTTCCCTCTGCAAGAATCGCGGCATACAGAGTCTGTCATTATCCATGGCCATGCAACGAAGCTGATATCTTGGCAGCCTTTGATGATGCTATTGCTGACGGGgttgatattattttaactgGAGCAACCTATGGTTTTGCATTCGATTTTGCAGAGGATGCTGTCGCAATTGGTGCTTTTCATGCAATGGAGAAAGGTATACTCACTGCTGTTCCCACAGGCAACATGGGTCCAAAACCAGCATCGACAGTTGTGGTTGCTCCATGGATACTTACTGTAGCTGGGAGCAGCATAGACCGCCCGTTTATTGACAAGGCTATTCTGGGGGATGGGACTACTTTGGTTGTATGTCGTGTTACTTCATTTCACTTACATGCAAAACTCTTCATTCCGCAAATCAGATTACTGAGAAATATGATTATCCACATCTTGGCTGCAGGGTGATGCTGTTAATCCTTTTACGatgaaaggaaataaatttCCCTTATCCTATGGAAAGACCAATGCCAGTTATCCGTGCTCTGAATTGGCTTCCAGGTTAATTcgctttctttttaatttgtccaACCTAACTTCCCATGACCTGAAAAAACTGATGGTCTTGCTGATGCATCCAGGCAATGCTCACTATTTTGCTTGGACGAAAATCTAGTGAAGGGAAAGATCCTGCTATGTGATAATTTTAGAGGAGATGTAGAAGCTTTCAGAGTTGGTGCTCTTGGGTCAATCCAACCAGCATCTACTCTAATGTCGCATCCAACTCCATTTCCGACAGTCATATTAAAGATGGAGGACTTTGAAAGGGTCAAGCTTTACATAAACTCCACAGAGTAAGGCCTTATGCTACCTCTTGTTGTCTATTACTGATGTAGTATACAACAGTGGCCTCCGTGTAATTATGTATGTCTCTTGTTCTCTTCATCACATCTTGAGCTTTCCTTCCAGAAAACCTCAAGTAAACATACTGAGAAGCATGGCTATAAAAGATGATGCCGCTCCTGTTGTGCATCCATTCTCTGGACGTGGGCCTAGTAAAATTACACCGGATATCATTAAGGTCTCCGTTCATCCTAGTAATCCATCCCTCTATCTCTTTTGTTGAGTTTCACAATGTCAAATATATTTCACCTGCATTCTCAATTACTGTTTTTGTGGATTACATTGCAGCCAGATATAAGTGCACCTGCAGTACAAATCTTAGCAGCATATACCGGTGGTTGGGGACCATCAAATCACCCTATGGATCACAGGTTTGTTAAATACAATATACTTAGTGGAACCTCAATTGCTAGTGCTTTTG
This window of the Citrus sinensis cultivar Valencia sweet orange chromosome 8, DVS_A1.0, whole genome shotgun sequence genome carries:
- the LOC102618466 gene encoding subtilisin-like protease SBT4.3, encoding MARLRSLWLWHAFSMMLVGSIGIACGADNEDRKVCIVYMGSLPAGEYSPLAHHLSVLQEGIQDSLANDVLVRSYERSFNGFAAKLTDEEQNRISRMDGIVSVFPSKTLQLQTTRSWDFMGFPETVKREPTVESDMIIGVLDNGIWPESDMFDDKSFGPPPKKWKGGACKGGQNFTCNNKIIGARYYSGINTTREYQLGHGTHMASIAAGNLVVGASFDGLAKGNVRGAVPSARIAAYRVCHYPWPCNEADILAAFDDAIADGVDIILTGATYGFAFDFAEDAVAIGAFHAMEKGILTAVPTGNMGPKPASTVVVAPWILTVAGSSIDRPFIDKAILGDGTTLVGDAVNPFTMKGNKFPLSYGKTNASYPCSELASRQCSLFCLDENLVKGKILLCDNFRGDVEAFRVGALGSIQPASTLMSHPTPFPTVILKMEDFERVKLYINSTEKPQVNILRSMAIKDDAAPVVHPFSGRGPSKITPDIIKPDISAPAVQILAAYTGGWGPSNHPMDHRFVKYNILSGTSIASAFAAGAAAYVRSFHPDWSPSSIKSALMTTALLMNGTVNRGREFDYGSGHIDPVKATNPGLVYEVLEDDYIKMLCGMGYSVNKIRLISGDNSSCPEGTSIATKDLNLPSMAAQVEVHNPFSIKFLRTVTNVGLANTTYKAEVKTTSIDVKINVTPDALSFESVNDKKSFVVTVDGAILQANHTVSSSLLWSDGTHNVRSPIVVYTNQGFDF